The window TTAAGGTAGCGGCGGGCGACACCTTCAGCCTGAAAGCCGTTTTTCTCCAGCACCCGGCGTGAGGCATCATTATGAAGCAGGATAGCTGCCTGCACCCTATGGAGCGCAAGGCCACGGAAGGCATAGTCCAGAATCAGCCTGGCGGCAGCAGTTGTATAACCCTTGCCCTGGAAGGTATGATCTATAAAATAGCCGAGGTCGCCATATTGTGCTACACCGCGTACGATATTGGAGATAGTGATCTGTCCGGCCAGTTGCCCGTCCAGCAGGAAGATTCCAAACATATAGCCCCTGTCCTGGTCTGCATCGTTCATACGCTGGCTGATCAGCAGCTCCTGGCTTTCAAGTGTAAAATAATCGGCCTCACGCAGCGGTTCAAACGGCTGATGATGTTCCCTGTTACGCAGACGCAGCTGGAGCAGATCATTTGCGTCCTGCTTCTGCAGCAGGGAAAGGTAGATGCCCTGAGCATTATTGTAAAGCTTAAATGACATGGTGATCCTCCTATTATCCGCAAGTGGCAGCGTAGATGATGGGCTTTATAGCCTTTGGTACAAAAACGGACTAGAGCTTCGGCGGCCTCTGCCGCAACCGGCGGAAGAAGGAAGTTAGCAGCTCTGCGCATTCTTCCTGCAGGACACCTTGAATAACCTCGGTCCGGTGGTTGAATCTCGGTTCCTCCAGCAGATTCATAAGTGTGCCGGCGCAGCCCGCTTTGGGATCTGTGGTGCCGTAGACAGTTAACGGCAGCCGGGACTGAACCATCGCCCCTGCGCACATGGGGCAGGGCTCCAGCGTCACATACAGCTGGCAGTCAAGCAGTCTCCAGGAATTCAGCGCTGTGCTGGCTTCCCGGATGGCCACCATTTCGGCATGTGCAGTAGAGTCCAGCGTAGTTTCGCGCAGATTGTAGCCGCGTCCGATAATCTCGCCGTGACGAACAACCACTGCGCCGATGGGCACCTCGCCCAGGCTTTCAGCTTTTCGGGCTTCCGCAATGGCCTCTCTCATCCATAATTCGTGAATCGCCAGTTCTTCCGCCGACAGTTCACCGGTTTGAATATTCAAGCTCATCTTCCCTTCTAATAACCCTCTTTGTACAACGAACAAATATTCGTTCTTAACAAATTGTGCATAACTCTGTGGATAACCGCCGACTTATACACAATATTGTGCACATCGCCATTTAATAAATTGTTTATATGTGAATAGCCTGTGGATGGTTTTCACCTTTTCTTCTTGCTATTGTAGAGAAACCGCCCTTAAAATTCAATGTTTTATGGAGGAGAGCCAGATTTGAAATGTCTTTTCAAATGGTTAGGCAAAAGGTATGATATTCATGAACACTCCGCTTGATTTTTTTACCAGCGGATAAGAGGTGAAAAAGCAGCTTGTCCATAAAAACTAAATTATCAGCTATTATTTTTGGTTCGGTATTGTTAATCCTGGCACTCAATTTAACGCTGAACCTTTATACAGCCCGCAATAACCTGCGCAGTGAAAGCGAAAATAATATGAGGATGACGGCTATGCAGATTGCGGTCTCCTTCGAGCAAAGCAACTACAGCTCCAATTATGTACAGCAACAAATGGCCCAGAATCTTCGGCTGGCTGCCATACTTGCCGCTGAGGAGCTTGATCCGGATATTAAGAATGTGAATAACAACCAGCTGAAGAAGCTGGCAAAAAAGCTTGGTGTGTCTAATATTTCACTTCTTGTCAAAACTGATGATGACATTGTAGTGGCTAAATCCTCCGATCCTGCCGAGCTTGGGCTGTCTACCAGGGGCATGGATTATTGGTATGTAGCTTTACTTGAGCTGTTTGCAGGTCAAAGAGTATCGGTTAGGCAAGGCCAGACCCTTGAGAATTTCTGGTCAGGGCCCTTTGAATTCTCTACCTCCACTCCCAAGTACATCGAGAAATGGGGATATTACCGCGATCCGTCGAGAAACTATATTATCGATCCTTATATCCGCAGTACGGCAGTAAGTGACTATGTGAGAATTATGGAGCCCGAGGAACTGATCCAGCGATCTAAGGAAGTCAACTCGGGACTATTAGAGATCACAGGAATTAACCCCAAAAGCTTTGGTTCGGAGAGCATGCAGCCTGATGGCTCCGACAGTGTCAATTATAAGCTGCAAAACCGACCGATTCAGTATGGAACCTATATTTATGGTAACGTTGAAGAAGACAGGGTGGCGATCATGGCGGCGCTGAGCAAGGATGCCCCAGTTACACTGGAAACAGAAGCGCTGGGCAAAAGAGTGCTCAAAAGCTTTATCCCGATTAGCCAACCGGGCATCGATGACTATGTGATATGTGTGGTAATGGATTATTCGGTAATCTCTTCGGTAATCAAGAAGGAGCTGGTTAATAATATTACGACATCGGTGCTGCTGTTAGTCATCTTTTTCGTATGCAGCTATGCACTGGCTGGTGTTGTTACCCGTCCTATTCAGGATATTCTGCGAAAGGTCAGTGATGTTGCTGTTGGCAAGTTTGAGTCCCCGCTGAATGTGGACAGCCGTGACGAGCTGGGGCAGCTGGCCAGCCGGATCAATGCCATGACCTCACACCTGCTTCAGCACACGAATCAGCTGGGCAAGACGCTCGAAGAGAACAGGGCGGTTAAAGAGCATCTGGAGTCCGTCATCAACGGCACCTCGGATGCGATCCACACCGTAGACATGGAGGGCCGGATCACCAGCACCAACAGGGCTTTTGAAGAGCTGTACGGCTGGAATGCGGCT of the Paenibacillus pedocola genome contains:
- a CDS encoding GNAT family N-acetyltransferase; the encoded protein is MSFKLYNNAQGIYLSLLQKQDANDLLQLRLRNREHHQPFEPLREADYFTLESQELLISQRMNDADQDRGYMFGIFLLDGQLAGQITISNIVRGVAQYGDLGYFIDHTFQGKGYTTAAARLILDYAFRGLALHRVQAAILLHNDASRRVLEKNGFQAEGVARRYLKINGEWQDHRTYAILADDFLAE
- the tadA gene encoding tRNA adenosine(34) deaminase TadA; protein product: MNIQTGELSAEELAIHELWMREAIAEARKAESLGEVPIGAVVVRHGEIIGRGYNLRETTLDSTAHAEMVAIREASTALNSWRLLDCQLYVTLEPCPMCAGAMVQSRLPLTVYGTTDPKAGCAGTLMNLLEEPRFNHRTEVIQGVLQEECAELLTSFFRRLRQRPPKL
- a CDS encoding ATP-binding protein, whose translation is MSIKTKLSAIIFGSVLLILALNLTLNLYTARNNLRSESENNMRMTAMQIAVSFEQSNYSSNYVQQQMAQNLRLAAILAAEELDPDIKNVNNNQLKKLAKKLGVSNISLLVKTDDDIVVAKSSDPAELGLSTRGMDYWYVALLELFAGQRVSVRQGQTLENFWSGPFEFSTSTPKYIEKWGYYRDPSRNYIIDPYIRSTAVSDYVRIMEPEELIQRSKEVNSGLLEITGINPKSFGSESMQPDGSDSVNYKLQNRPIQYGTYIYGNVEEDRVAIMAALSKDAPVTLETEALGKRVLKSFIPISQPGIDDYVICVVMDYSVISSVIKKELVNNITTSVLLLVIFFVCSYALAGVVTRPIQDILRKVSDVAVGKFESPLNVDSRDELGQLASRINAMTSHLLQHTNQLGKTLEENRAVKEHLESVINGTSDAIHTVDMEGRITSTNRAFEELYGWNAADAQIKMPYLVPATAQKQEEARLQELKNGAVLPPIETFRLKRDGSIVEVSVSTSIIRDEDGRPQSFVHVSRDMTERNRIEELLRRSEKLTTVGQLAAGVAHEIRNPLTTLRGFLQLQKEKGLLIPLHIDLMLSELERINMIVSEFLILAKPQAVHFQEKDVRHILNDVISLLGSQAHLFGIEFESQFSEQPAMVHCEENQLKQVFINIVKNAIEAMPEGGTITVKQQTKENSVIIVLSDEGEGIPEDMLPKLGEPFFTNKETGTGLGLMVSQRIIQAHKGSMEIRSEYGSGAEITIILPAAREPGPQSRID